In Tachysurus fulvidraco isolate hzauxx_2018 chromosome 1, HZAU_PFXX_2.0, whole genome shotgun sequence, a single window of DNA contains:
- the si:dkey-6n21.13 gene encoding P2Y purinoceptor 3 yields MVTDTPTDLSETGQGADTLFLYSTNFSNAASCNIDESYKYIFLPICYSFTFVFSISLNSVVLYRSFRRTKHWNVSLIYMVNLATTDFMYGLSLPFLVASYILHDNWVFGDFMCRLVRFLFYFNLYCSIFFLTCISVHRYLGICHPMRTITLETKRAVKGTCILVWLAVFALTCPIFRFAQTELLPRHKDGGALEVHEMNSDTHKSNTTPSTQMFHNCWDDAIDKEFQDYVPYGITLHLLGFFVPFSIIAWCYSRVVMTIFRTLHSQPPANGPRKRQGSKAGTGGEGMSIILGAHSPYVNRRRKSIKTIITITLLFALCFFPFHVTRTIFLVLKVTSRVHCHTMRMVSICYKITRPLASFNAWLNALLYFLTKEKSGPCCNKPPPSHHGLLWPLRMLGKGGNEEEEAEEAVNHKNNELKAENSIFTDLP; encoded by the coding sequence ATGGTGACAGACACTCCTACAGACCTGTCTGAAACAGGACAAGGTGCTGACACCCTTTTCCTCTATTCAACTAATTTTTCTAATGCCGCTTCCTGTAACATTGATGAGTCCTACAAGTACATCTTCCTTCCTATCTGTTATTCCTTCACATTTGTCTTTAGCATCAGCCTCAATTCTGTGGTGCTCTATCGCTCCTTTCGCCGTACCAAGCACTGGAATGTGTCCCTAATTTATATGGTAAACTTGGCTACTACAGACTTCATGTATGGTCTCTCTTTGCCATTCCTGGTGGCCAGTTACATCCTGCATGACAACTGGGTCTTTGGAGATTTCATGTGTCGCTTAGTGCGCTTCCTGTTCTACTTCAACCTTTATTGTagcatttttttcctcacctgCATCTCTGTGCATCGCTACCTGGGCATCTGTCATCCCATGAGAACCATCACTCTAGAGACCAAAAGGGCTGTAAAAGGCACTTGCATTTTGGTATGGCTTGCTGTCTTTGCACTTACATGCCCAATTTTTAGATTTGCACAAACAGAGCTTCTTCCTCGTCACAAGGATGGTGGAGCATTAGAGGTACATGAAATGAATAGTGATACACATAAGTCCAATACAACTCCAAGTACTCAGATGTTCCATAACTGCTGGGATGATGCTATTGATAAGGAGTTCCAGGACTATGTTCCTTATGGAATAACCCTCCATCTCTTGGGGTTCTTTGTGCCATTTAGTATTATTGCATGGTGTTACTCACGTGTAGTTATGACTATATTTCGAACACTTCATTCCCAACCTCCTGCTAATGGACCAAGGAAAAGACAAGGAAGCAAGGCAGGAACAGGAGGAGAAGGCATGTCTATTATTCTTGGGGCTCATTCCCCATATGTAAACAGGCGTCGCAAGTCCATCAAAACCATCATAACCATTACTCTCCTCTTTGCTCTCTGTTTCTTCCCCTTTCATGTTACCCGCACTATTTTTTTGGTGCTGAAAGTGACCAGCAGGGTGCACTGCCATACGATGCGGATGGTCTCCATTTGTTACAAAATTACTCGGCCACTAGCATCCTTCAATGCCTGGCTTAATGCTTTGCTCTATTTCCTCACCAAAGAAAAAAGTGGACCCTGCTGCAACAAACCACCACCTTCCCACCATGGGCTCCTTTGGCCTTTACGGATGCTGGGAAAAGGTGggaatgaggaggaggaagctGAAGAGGCAGTGAATCATAAAAACAATGAACTCAAGGCAGAAAACAGCATATTCACAGACTTACCTTGa